The nucleotide sequence AGTGAAAAAGAATAAAAACATAAGTTCTATACCTTGACGCATAAGACCTAGATACATATGTCCGGCTCCAGGAACCAATGAGAAAAAAGTTGCAGTTGATTTTGAATGATTCAATTTATTAATCCTCCTTAAAAGTTTTACCTTGATTTAATAATATCATTATATAGTATTGAGCTTAAGATTAGGTTTATAGAAATCTTAAAATTTTCTTAAGTTTAATTATTATAAAAGAAGATGCATAGTAAAAAAAATAGTTATTCTATATAATGATATGTAGTAATTAAAATTTTATAAAAAAGGGGCAGATTTATGGAAAGTAGAACTGTTTTAGTTGTTGATGATGAAAAGGAGATAAGAGATCTTATAGGTATATATTTAAATAATGAGGGTTTTAATGTTATAAAGGCAGAAAATGGAGTGGAGGCATTGGAGATATTAAAGGACACAGAAGTTCAATTAGTTTTACTAGATATTATGATGCCTAAAATGGATGGAATTACAACCTGTATGAAAATAAGAGAAGATAAAAATACACCAATTATAATGCTTTCAGCAAAGGGGGAGGATATGGATAAGATATTAGGATTAACAACGGGAGCAGACGATTATATATCAAAGCCTTTTAATCCTCTTGAGCTTATAGCTAGAGTAAAATCACAAATTAGAAGATATACTAAGTTGAATAGTACCTATGAAAGTAATAGTGCAAACATTGAAGTAGGTGAAATTACTATAAATACAGACACACATGAAGTGAAAATTGGGGATAGGACAGTAAGTCTAACTAAAAGAGAATTTGATATATTAGTATTGCTCTCGAGAAATAAGGGAGTAGTCTTTAGCACAGAGAAGATATATGAGAGTGTTTGGCATGAAGAATTTTATGATTGTCATAACACAGTGATGGTCCATATAAGAAAAATAAGAGAAAAAATTGAGAAAAATCCTAGGAAGCCTGAGTATATAAAAACCGTTTGGGGAGTTGGTTATAAAATTGAAAAAAATATTTAAGCCATTTTTGAAACTGTACAGTTTTTCTAAAAAAAAGGTAGTAAAAAGTATAAGGCTTGAACTGGTGGTTACATTTGGCATATGCCTTTTAGCGGCATTTATACTTGGAAGTTGGTATACAGGATATTATAACGATAAACATATGATGGCGGAAGTTGATTATAGCTCTGGAATACAAAGGATTTCTTCTGATATGGAAGACTTGAAGGGTATGTTAGATGGTAAAAATTCAAGCGATGAGATAAATAAAATGATAGATAGTGGAGCAAAGGATGATATAAAGGTTTATTTAACAGATACAGAAGGAAAGGTTTTATTTAAGTCAAGCAATGCAAAAGAGAAAAAAATAGATATACATGATTTAATAGTGAAGTCTGAAAAATTTAAAAGAGAATATGACAAAGCAACCGTAATTAATACAGTTAATGGTATTATTAAAAAAACAATATCTCTTGAAAGTGTTGAACAGTACAATGAAATTGATGGAATAAAAATTGATAATAAAAATGCTTATATTATAGTTAGTGGAATTCCAAAACAAAAGATTACATACATAAGACCAGGATATAGCCCTTTTTTATCTGGAATTATAGCTGTTATAACTTTTGTTTTTATTTTCTACTTCTTAACTAATAGGAAGATGGAGTATATAGAAAGCGTATCAAACGGGCTTGTGGAGATTTCAAAGGGAAATTTGGATTATAGGATAATGCTAATGGGAGAAGATGAATTAAAGAATTTAGCGGATAATATTAATTCTATGGCAAGTGAGCTTCAAAAAAGAATTGAAAAAGAAAGAGAAGCTGAAAAAACTAAAAATGATCTTATAACAAATGTATCTCATGACTTAAGAACTCCTTTAACCTCAGTAAAAGGATATTTGCTTCTTTTAAAGGATAAAAAATATAGGGATTCTAATGAATTTCAAGATTTTATAGAAATTGCTTACAATAAATCAGAAAAATTAGAAAATCTTATAAATGATTTATTTGAGTATACAAAATTAAGTAATAGAGTTATAGAACTAAATAAAGTAAGCATATGCCTAGATGAGCTTTTGGAGCAATTAGTAGAGGAGCTATATGTAATATGCAAAGAAAATAATACAGAGATTGAAAAGGAAATAACTGAAAAGAATATTTTTGTAAAAGTAGATGGAGATAAGATGGTCAGGGTGTTTGAAAACTTACTTATGAATGCTATAAGATATAGTAAAAAACCTGGGAAGATAAAATTAAAGGTTGAAGATCAAAAAGCTTATGTTATAGTGACTGTGGAAAATGAATGTGAACATATAAATAATCAAGAGCTTAAAAAAATCTTTAATAGATTCTATAGGAGGGATAAATCACGATCTGAAGCCACAGGGGGAAGTGGTTTGGGTCTTGCAATAGCAAAGAGCATAGTTGAGTTACATAACGGTGAAATATGGGCTGAAAGCAGAGAGGAAACAATAAGTTTATTTGTTAAATTATTCAAGTGAGATTTGTAAGTTCTATGTATAAATGTGATAAAATATACAATGAAGTATGAATTTATGGGGTGATAGAGTGGGTTATAGTAAATATAAATATGAAGGTCTATTGAATTTATGCCTAGAGGTTTTTCAAAGGCTTGGCTATACAAAAGAGGACAGCTATACAATAGGGGAAGTGCTGCTTCTAGCGGATTTGTTTGGGATAGAATCTCATGGAGTGCAAAGACTTACATTGTATTATAAGGGAATAAGAAATGGAAGCATAAAGGTTAAAAATCATATGAATATAGTAAAAGAATCACCTGTGTCTGTAGTTATTGATGGAGATGGGGGAATGGGACAAATAATATCAAAGAAAGCTATGGAGAGGGCTATTGATAAGGCAAAAAAGACAGGGATAGGTATGGCTATTGTTAAAAATTCCAATCATTTTGGTATAGCGGGATATTACAGTAGGATGGCTGAGAGAAAAGGGCTTATGGGAATAGCTATGACAAATACTAGAGCCATTGTGTTGCCTACATATGGAAGAGAGCAAATGCTTGGGACTAACCCTATTTCTATTGCAATGCCTGCAAGACCAATACCGTTTTTACTTGACATGGCAACAAGCGTTATCACAAGAGGAAAGGTTGAGGTTTACAGTAAAAATAATCAGAAACTTAATTATGGATGGGCTATGGATGATGAGGGAAGAAAAACAGATAATCCAGATAAAGTTTTGAAATTAGCAAATGGAAATACAGGTGGACTTTTGCCGCTTGGAGGAGATACAGAGATTTTTGGTGGACATAAAGGATACGGAATCTCTTTTGCTGTTGAAATGTTTACGTCTATCCTGTCAGGTGGACTTACCAGCGACGAAATACGTGGTAATAATAATACTAATGGTGTGTGCCATGCTTTTGCTGCTATAGATTATGGTTTATTTGATGATAAAAATGCTATAGAGAAAAGAATGTCAGCCTATATGCAAAAGATTAGAAATTCAAAAAAGGCATATGGTGCTTCAAGGATATACACACACGGAGAAAAAGAACTTGAGGCTTATGAGGATAGAATGGAGAATGGAATACCTATAAATGAGAATACTATAGTTGAAATTAAAGAAATATGTGATTATGTGGATATTGATATCAATAACTACTTGAAAAAATATTAAAATTCATTTAAACTTGGTATATATGATAATGATTATCATTAAAAGAAAGATATTATGAAGCTTGCTTTTATAAATATAGCAGTTTAAAGATGGAGGTTTTAGAAATGAGTGAACTAGCTAGAAGATTAAATCAGTGTAAAAAACCTGTTGGAGATCAAGGGAAAGTTGTAGTTGATGATATGAATGAAAGACATTACGAGCTTACAGGTTGGGGACTAGATAAAATTAAAATTGATAAAGCTTATAAAATGTTGGACATCGGATGCGGTGGAGGAAGAACTGTAAATAGATTAAGTAAGGCAGCAGAAGAAGGAGAGGTTTATGGAATAGACTATTCTTCCGATTGTGTTAGATGGGCAAGTGAGTACAATAAAGAGTTAATTAAAGAGGGAAGAGTTCATATTAGTGAAGCAAGTGTTGAAAAATTGCCTTTTGAGGATAATAAGTTTGATGTTGTAACTGCTGTTGAGACTATATATTTTTGGCCAAATGTAGAAGAAAATATAAAAGAAGTCAATAGAGTTTTAAAAAAAGGTGGTAAATTCATTATAATAAACGAAATATATGATGATGATAAATTTAGAGAAAGAAATAATGAATTTGCTAAAAATAGTAATATGAAAATATATTCTCCTGAAAAATTAAAAAGTCTTCTTAAAAATGCAGGATACTTAAACGTTGAAATGGAAATTAAGGAAGAAAATAATTGGATATGCTATGTTAGCGAAAAATAATAAGAGCGAGAGATTTTATATAGTCTCTCGCTTTGTTTTAATATAAATATCCTTCTTTGTATAATAATTCAGCAGTTAAAACAGCTCCTCCGGCTGCACCTCTTAAAGCGTTATGAGAAAGACCTACAAATTTATAGTCAAAGAGAGTATCTTCTCTAAGTCTTCCAATGCTTATGCCCATACCTTTTTCGATATTTCTATCAAGCTTTGGCTGTGGTCTGAATTCATCCTCAAAGTAGGTTATAAATTGTTCAGGGGCAGTTGGGAGATTAAGCAATTGAGGTTTACCCTTATAATTTTTTAATTTTTCGACTATTTGTTCTTTTGTAGGCTTATTTTCAAAAGAAACAAAGGTTGCTGCTAGGTGTCCGTCTGAAACTGCAACTCTAATACATTGTGAAGTTATTAAAGGATCTTTTTTCGAAACTATTTTATTTCCTTCTATATGTCCCCAAACCTTTAAAGGTTCATCTTCGCTTTTTTGTTCTTCTCCAGGAATATAAGGGATTGTATTATCTA is from Clostridium acetobutylicum ATCC 824 and encodes:
- a CDS encoding response regulator transcription factor, producing the protein MESRTVLVVDDEKEIRDLIGIYLNNEGFNVIKAENGVEALEILKDTEVQLVLLDIMMPKMDGITTCMKIREDKNTPIIMLSAKGEDMDKILGLTTGADDYISKPFNPLELIARVKSQIRRYTKLNSTYESNSANIEVGEITINTDTHEVKIGDRTVSLTKREFDILVLLSRNKGVVFSTEKIYESVWHEEFYDCHNTVMVHIRKIREKIEKNPRKPEYIKTVWGVGYKIEKNI
- a CDS encoding sensor histidine kinase; protein product: MKKIFKPFLKLYSFSKKKVVKSIRLELVVTFGICLLAAFILGSWYTGYYNDKHMMAEVDYSSGIQRISSDMEDLKGMLDGKNSSDEINKMIDSGAKDDIKVYLTDTEGKVLFKSSNAKEKKIDIHDLIVKSEKFKREYDKATVINTVNGIIKKTISLESVEQYNEIDGIKIDNKNAYIIVSGIPKQKITYIRPGYSPFLSGIIAVITFVFIFYFLTNRKMEYIESVSNGLVEISKGNLDYRIMLMGEDELKNLADNINSMASELQKRIEKEREAEKTKNDLITNVSHDLRTPLTSVKGYLLLLKDKKYRDSNEFQDFIEIAYNKSEKLENLINDLFEYTKLSNRVIELNKVSICLDELLEQLVEELYVICKENNTEIEKEITEKNIFVKVDGDKMVRVFENLLMNAIRYSKKPGKIKLKVEDQKAYVIVTVENECEHINNQELKKIFNRFYRRDKSRSEATGGSGLGLAIAKSIVELHNGEIWAESREETISLFVKLFK
- a CDS encoding Ldh family oxidoreductase, encoding MGYSKYKYEGLLNLCLEVFQRLGYTKEDSYTIGEVLLLADLFGIESHGVQRLTLYYKGIRNGSIKVKNHMNIVKESPVSVVIDGDGGMGQIISKKAMERAIDKAKKTGIGMAIVKNSNHFGIAGYYSRMAERKGLMGIAMTNTRAIVLPTYGREQMLGTNPISIAMPARPIPFLLDMATSVITRGKVEVYSKNNQKLNYGWAMDDEGRKTDNPDKVLKLANGNTGGLLPLGGDTEIFGGHKGYGISFAVEMFTSILSGGLTSDEIRGNNNTNGVCHAFAAIDYGLFDDKNAIEKRMSAYMQKIRNSKKAYGASRIYTHGEKELEAYEDRMENGIPINENTIVEIKEICDYVDIDINNYLKKY
- a CDS encoding class I SAM-dependent methyltransferase is translated as MSELARRLNQCKKPVGDQGKVVVDDMNERHYELTGWGLDKIKIDKAYKMLDIGCGGGRTVNRLSKAAEEGEVYGIDYSSDCVRWASEYNKELIKEGRVHISEASVEKLPFEDNKFDVVTAVETIYFWPNVEENIKEVNRVLKKGGKFIIINEIYDDDKFRERNNEFAKNSNMKIYSPEKLKSLLKNAGYLNVEMEIKEENNWICYVSEK